A genome region from Proteus vulgaris includes the following:
- a CDS encoding FliC/FljB family flagellin yields MPQVIMTNPTSLVAQKNLNRSQSALNTAIQRLSSGLRINSAKDDAAGQAIANRFTSNINGLTQASRNANDGISITQTTEGALNEINNNLQRIRELTVQAKNGSNSESDIKSIQEEVNQRTAEINRISEQTQFNGVKVLSEDSTLNLQIGAHDKEQISVDLKKTDATTLGIDKLDLSAKSKIGSKATEVEVTLTGTPATKEMQKLDTADLDAKITSKDWKSYEISYGVDANGKDDKSTLVVHTVDKNGKDDYFSIAATTGATAGKTVKVATSGTAMKLDDIVEKPLATLDKALSQVDSLRSAMGAVQNRLDSTITNLGNTVNNLTASRSRIEDADYATEVSNMSKSQILQQAGTSVLAQANQMPQNVLSLLR; encoded by the coding sequence ATGCCACAAGTAATTATGACTAACCCAACATCACTGGTTGCTCAAAAGAATTTAAATCGCTCACAAAGCGCCTTAAATACAGCAATTCAACGTCTTTCTTCGGGTTTACGTATTAATAGCGCCAAGGATGACGCCGCAGGTCAAGCTATCGCGAACCGTTTTACTTCTAATATTAATGGGTTGACTCAAGCTTCACGTAATGCGAACGATGGTATTTCTATTACCCAAACTACCGAAGGGGCATTAAATGAAATTAATAATAACCTGCAACGTATTCGTGAATTAACCGTACAAGCTAAAAATGGCTCTAATTCAGAATCAGATATCAAATCTATTCAAGAAGAAGTGAATCAACGTACCGCTGAAATAAATCGTATATCAGAACAAACACAATTTAATGGCGTCAAAGTGTTAAGTGAAGATAGTACATTAAATTTACAAATTGGCGCGCATGATAAAGAGCAAATCAGTGTTGATTTGAAAAAAACGGATGCGACTACATTGGGTATTGATAAATTGGATTTATCAGCAAAAAGCAAAATTGGTTCTAAAGCCACTGAAGTTGAAGTCACTTTAACGGGTACTCCTGCAACAAAAGAGATGCAAAAACTAGATACAGCGGATTTAGATGCAAAAATCACCAGCAAGGATTGGAAAAGCTACGAGATTTCTTATGGTGTAGATGCTAATGGCAAAGACGATAAATCTACCTTGGTGGTTCACACCGTAGATAAAAACGGTAAGGATGATTACTTTAGTATCGCTGCCACAACAGGTGCTACAGCAGGTAAAACAGTAAAAGTAGCCACATCAGGTACCGCGATGAAACTCGATGATATTGTTGAAAAACCATTAGCAACATTAGATAAAGCGTTATCTCAAGTCGATAGCTTACGTAGTGCAATGGGTGCAGTACAAAATCGTTTAGATTCAACTATTACCAACTTAGGCAATACCGTTAATAATCTAACTGCATCACGTAGCCGTATTGAAGACGCCGATTATGCAACTGAAGTGTCCAATATGAGTAAAAGCCAAATTTTACAACAAGCGGGTACTTCAGTATTGGCACAAGCTAATCAAATGCCACAAAACGTATTATCACTGTTACGTTAA
- a CDS encoding flagellin FliC — protein MAQVINTNYLSLVTQNNLNKSQGALGSAIERLSSGLRINSAKDDAAGQAIANRFTSNVNGLTQAARNANDGISIAQTTEGALNEINNNLQRIRELTVQAKNGSNSESDIKSIQEEVGERLKEIDRISEQTQFNGVKVLSGEKEKMTVHVGTNDKEKIEFDLKKVDSNELKLKDFSVGAEGLNAQTVKASDITDGKSLKINADAVKIAAVPEDTSTTPPTPAVPEKVLEGAELKKIGDDYFVTGKLDGKDVKYKADVGKADAGTGEVTVTVKADEFDLKAAQEAGKEQNTNALSKLDEAINTVDGMRSSLGAIQNRFESTINNLNNTVNNLSAARSRILDADYATEVSNMSRGQILQQAGTSVLAQANQVPQTVLSLLR, from the coding sequence ATGGCACAAGTCATTAATACCAACTATCTATCTCTGGTAACTCAAAACAACCTGAACAAATCTCAGGGAGCTTTAGGAAGTGCAATCGAGCGTCTGTCTTCTGGTCTACGTATCAACAGCGCTAAAGACGATGCAGCAGGTCAAGCGATTGCTAACCGTTTCACTTCAAACGTAAATGGTTTAACTCAAGCTGCACGTAATGCGAACGATGGTATCTCTATCGCTCAAACGACTGAAGGTGCGCTGAACGAAATCAACAATAACTTACAACGTATCCGTGAGTTAACTGTTCAAGCGAAAAACGGTTCTAACTCAGAATCAGATATCAAATCAATCCAAGAAGAAGTTGGCGAGCGTTTAAAAGAAATCGACCGTATTTCTGAACAAACTCAATTCAATGGCGTTAAAGTATTGAGCGGCGAAAAAGAAAAAATGACCGTTCACGTTGGTACTAACGACAAAGAAAAAATTGAATTTGACCTGAAAAAAGTTGATAGCAACGAATTGAAATTAAAAGATTTCTCAGTTGGAGCGGAAGGTTTAAATGCACAAACAGTTAAAGCTTCTGATATCACTGATGGTAAATCTTTAAAAATCAATGCTGATGCAGTTAAAATTGCTGCAGTACCAGAAGATACATCTACCACTCCACCAACACCAGCTGTACCAGAAAAAGTGCTTGAAGGTGCTGAGTTGAAAAAAATTGGTGATGATTACTTCGTTACTGGTAAATTAGATGGCAAAGATGTTAAGTACAAAGCTGATGTAGGCAAAGCTGATGCTGGAACAGGTGAAGTAACAGTTACAGTTAAAGCAGATGAGTTTGATTTAAAAGCAGCACAAGAAGCAGGTAAAGAGCAAAATACTAATGCTTTATCTAAATTAGATGAAGCAATCAACACCGTTGATGGTATGCGTTCTTCTTTAGGTGCGATTCAAAACCGTTTTGAATCAACTATCAACAACCTGAACAATACTGTTAACAACTTATCTGCTGCACGTAGCCGTATTTTAGATGCTGACTATGCAACAGAAGTTTCTAACATGAGCCGTGGTCAAATTCTGCAACAAGCGGGTACTTCAGTACTGGCTCAAGCAAACCAAGTACCACAAACTGTTCTGTCTCTGTTACGTTAA
- the fliD gene encoding flagellar filament capping protein FliD — MAGIASLGVGSGMPLSQTLAQLEAAENKRLEPLDKQMKSYEAQITAYGKIRSQLDKLQKASEDLKKFDKIVATKVDDEFDAFKVTTDGKASIGNYTVSVKELAHAQTLKSTKVSDVKETLGETLGEGNKRTLVITQEGEKEPLRIELEDKQTSIIELRDAINKKEGNVSATIVKAKDGENYLVLTSRKEGTKSEMKITVEGDDKLNQFLSNSPATDEASHTSGMREIVKANNAQLTINGIDIERQTNEIKDAPEGLTLNLKKTTFDNKDKADKPEIVTVARDIEPMKKAIKAWTDAYNELNSTYKSLTKYTQVEKGEESAKDNGVLLGDSTSRMIMSELKSFITRSQETSDLDTLNKMGIKFKVDGTLEIDNKKLDDALKEKPANVKEFFMGDGKETGFGTQTYNYLKKTLQSNDGTLDIATDGVKKRKKTLDSQIKNTERNIAATMERYKNQFQQLDKMVNSMTNSSASIGRLLM; from the coding sequence ATGGCTGGTATTGCTTCACTCGGCGTGGGCTCAGGGATGCCTCTTAGCCAAACATTGGCACAATTGGAGGCGGCGGAAAATAAACGCCTTGAACCCCTAGATAAACAGATGAAAAGCTACGAAGCGCAAATTACCGCTTACGGTAAGATCCGTAGCCAACTTGATAAATTACAGAAAGCGTCTGAAGATTTAAAAAAATTCGATAAAATCGTTGCAACGAAAGTTGATGATGAGTTTGATGCTTTTAAAGTGACGACAGATGGTAAAGCCAGTATTGGTAACTATACTGTCTCAGTTAAAGAGCTTGCTCATGCACAAACATTAAAATCAACTAAAGTTTCCGATGTGAAAGAAACCTTAGGTGAAACGTTAGGTGAAGGTAATAAACGCACCTTAGTGATAACCCAAGAAGGTGAAAAAGAACCTTTACGCATTGAATTAGAAGATAAACAAACTTCGATCATTGAATTGCGTGATGCAATCAATAAAAAAGAAGGTAACGTTTCAGCCACTATTGTTAAAGCAAAAGACGGTGAAAACTATTTAGTCCTCACTTCTCGTAAAGAAGGCACTAAATCTGAGATGAAAATCACCGTTGAAGGTGATGATAAACTTAATCAATTTCTTTCTAATTCACCCGCAACCGATGAAGCGTCCCATACTTCAGGGATGAGAGAAATCGTTAAAGCGAATAACGCACAATTAACGATTAACGGTATTGATATCGAGCGTCAAACGAATGAGATCAAAGATGCGCCAGAAGGGCTCACGTTAAATCTTAAGAAAACGACATTTGATAATAAAGACAAAGCAGATAAACCAGAGATAGTCACTGTTGCTCGTGATATTGAGCCAATGAAAAAGGCGATTAAAGCTTGGACTGACGCTTACAATGAGTTAAACAGTACGTATAAATCTCTGACTAAATATACGCAAGTTGAAAAAGGCGAAGAGTCAGCAAAAGACAACGGTGTGTTATTAGGTGATAGCACCAGCCGTATGATTATGTCTGAGCTAAAAAGCTTTATTACTCGCTCACAAGAAACTTCAGATTTAGATACCCTAAATAAAATGGGGATTAAGTTTAAAGTCGATGGCACATTAGAAATCGATAATAAAAAACTGGATGATGCGTTAAAAGAAAAACCCGCTAACGTAAAAGAGTTTTTTATGGGGGATGGTAAAGAGACGGGTTTTGGTACACAAACCTATAATTACCTGAAGAAAACGCTGCAATCTAATGATGGTACTTTAGATATTGCCACTGATGGCGTAAAAAAACGCAAGAAAACATTAGATAGTCAAATTAAAAATACGGAACGCAATATTGCCGCCACGATGGAGCGTTATAAAAACCAGTTCCAACAGTTAGATAAAATGGTCAACTCCATGACTAACTCCAGTGCCTCAATTGGCCGTTTATT